The Tachysurus vachellii isolate PV-2020 chromosome 21, HZAU_Pvac_v1, whole genome shotgun sequence region CTTAATGAAGCCGTGCGGAGTGAATGTCATGTCTTACCAGGTCTGCTTGGGATGTGGAGAGTTTGCTCTTTTGCTCTTTCTGGTACATCTGCAGCACTTTGCCGTGGTCGCAGTGGTGCGGCTCGTCCTCCTCCTgaagaaaacacagaaacacagagctgGTCAGGAAAAGGCTGGTGGTTTTATTATGATGTTGGCAGGGAGCCAGATCGCTCTGCTTCGGCCAGGATGTCGGGTCAAGCTCCACGTCTTAGGATTTAACTGCCACGTAATAAACGTTCTGAAAAGACGACTTTAATCAAGAAATCTTCAAACACGGTGCAATCTGATTTATGTGACGGTATGAACACGCTGAATCGAATTCGATTCCAATTTGAGTGTAGAAGTGAAATCCGATACATAAATAACGTGTGTACATTAAGATCAGCTACTTGTTCGATATAATTTCTCACCACATATCGGGAACGTCTTACAGCGACAGACACCTTGGCAGCATGTATTTCACCTCCTCACCCTTGTAGGATTCATTCAGTTGCACATTAACCTCAGCACTTGCTGGTGTTGCCTCTGGAATGTTTGCTAATTTCGAAACCTGTTCCGCATTTAAAAGAATTCTTCTCAGCggtttttgtgtaatgtttgtgaGCCAAACTTACAGCATGGTGATGGTGAGGAGAGTGTTTGTCTTTGTAAGTGAAGATTGAGAACATGGTCTCCATCAGGTAGAAGTAATAGATCCCTCCCAGAAGAACCAGCAGTTTAAAGATGTATGTAGAGTCATGTGCGGTTTCACTTGCTCCATCGCTGTGCACATGTAACCCcaagaactacacacacacacacagacaaaaacataacATCAAATCATAACCCTGACGATGCAATTACCTCTAACCAAAACTTTGTATTTCCCCCTGTTTCCCCCAAAAGCCCTGAAAAGCAATTTCGCCTTCCGTTCAATTAGACGCTGCTCCTTTCTCCTGCCGTAATCCTGTTATTTCTCACTCATGCTGTTGACATCGTGTGACAGGTTGCCTGTTATGTACTTATGACAAGCATCAGGACGGATGAAGTTGCGGAGGCGTTATTGCCGGGAGAGGCAGACCCGAGGGAAATAAGAGGCAGGAAATCTCATACAGGCCCAGTGAGCGATTCTCCTGCAGTAAAATGGACGAGAGTGTTCAGGCTGAGCTCTGAGGTGGGAAGCAGTTCGGCAGCAGTCGTGTGGAGCTGCGATGCTTTTTTGTCTCGCCCACGAGAAAGCATTAACGTTAAGACGCggcgtgtatttgtgtgggaCGGAGCGAGCTGGTGCTTTAGAGCTAAAGCGCTAATGAATTAATCGGGTACAGATTTAAACCCCACACATCCGGCATGttgttccctctgtctctgACGAGGTCCGATCATTTCTGCATGCGCTTACTTAGTGTGGcagaacaaaatgtaaaaatgaaatgacatgTAAGAGATTTCTGGATGTACTTATTGTTCTTAATAGCTATGCTGAGGAAACTCAAACTGTCACACGTATGCATAATGATGCATATTAATAATGCAACATGACTGAGGTAAATCACACTGTTAGTGACAAATCCATATATTTGCATATCATTCGTATGAATTGCATATTCATTATGGCATGTGTGCAAAAGGCATGAGTCATTTTGCTGATTTGAATAACGCACAATCCTGCGAGTGAATCAGCTTGTTATCAAGGGTAAACAATACTTCATACCCTGCAAATAGCAGCACACttaaatatctataaaaaatGATGATTTCATTGTCATCCTGCTATTTATATTTACCACCGGACTCCGTGTACTTTATCGGGTGTTTAACAGCAGTTTTAACACAGAAAATATTCTAGAAACGCAACCTATAAATGTAATGCAATGTGTCTGCTGTCTCAGCTCCACATATCGGTACAGTTATGTCAAATAAAcgtcacacacactaaaattgtacaaatgaataaattcctCTGGCTCTCTCACCGTGGGAAGGAGGTGGAGCAGCGCGTCACCCGTCAGCGAGCCCACGGCGAGACTGATGCAGAACTGAATGCACAGTTGGAACAGGCTGCTGCAGGTCGTACACAGCAGCACCACGATCCCGAACATGGCCGTCAGACAGATCAGCGTGTTGGCCAGGGTAGCGTACACGTATCCTGCAGAGAGGAAGCGGCTCAGCTTTGAGTTCGGTAAATGTTTCAGATGAAGTTACTGATAGAAACACAGTCGATGGTTGACGTGCTgggtgttggactacagatcagaaaggttgtgagttcgaataaTAGGTCTATCGTTCTGCCTCtcttgggcccctgatcaaggcccttaaccctcagttactcagctatataaataagataaatgtaagtcgctctggatgacaacgtctgccaaatgctgtaaatgtaaatgctcaaGAAAACCtcttaagttttattttttatttataactctATTTACTTTGAAACTTGCATGACGTGATCTCTGCTTCTCTTAATTCTACTTCCAGATCATCAGCACATTCAGTTACTACTGAATAGTTTCTACGTTTTTTCCCCCCGATATAACACAGATCATCGTTTAGTGGCACGTGGCTGCTAAACGGGAAACAAATGAGGTGTTGAATAATCCTACGTTCTGATTCTGAATGTTTAGCTACACAACTCAGTTATGCTAACTGTCAGCATGGGTGTAGTAAAAAatagtcgttttttttttttttttttttttagctaaattATATGCCGATGTCAAGAAGTCAGCTCAGGATATTTTAAAACATGAGTGAGTGATATATAATTCAAAAAAGTTTCTAGATGAAAGACTTTGTACAGATTCAACACTAAGGACGCTGTAAGGAACAGAATGTATCTCTAAAGGGATTAAAAGCATGATGTGCTGGTGTTTTGCTGTCGTAAGGGGAACAAAACTCTTTAGGACGTGATGTTTTAGGAAAAGAGTTAAAGCAGTTGCATGATTTTTCTGCTCTTCTGAAATACAACAAATGCATAAGCAAATATCAGCTTGGATTAATGGATCAAATTTAGGGATTAGCCTGATTCAGATCTTATCGCGCTTCCCTTGTTTGGTGTTTATCTCCGAAAGGCTGGAGACTTACGCTCTGTGGTGCTGAGGGAGTCGGACACCACCGTCGTGGGTTTGGTCTCAGTACAGGATTTATTAAGGAGCTGCTGGATCAGAGCTGGGCTCAGGCGAGCGAACTGATCTCTTTCCAGTCCGGAGCTGTTCATCTGGTAGATCATCAGCAACTCCTTGGCACTGAAACAGCCCTGAACGCACAGCAAAAACAATACGcttagaatcttttttttttttttattacttcaaTTTCCagaagcacatacagtatgttcaaaATAAACTAAAGTAAATAAACGAATACTTAATACGGATTGTTATCGTCACGTCTTTTGTACTTTATAAAGATTCGACAAAGTAAGAATGAAAAAatcacattaataaaataagagcCAATGTTCTCAGTTACACTGTAAAACACGTTTAGAAGTGGCGTAAGAGGAAAAAGTGCAATGAACAACAGTTTATACACTaggattaaatatttaaaagtaaataagcaTATAAATCtgatattaaagtaaatgagaaaaatattagTGCAAAATGGATGAGCGTGTTCTCCATGATGCAATTCCATAAGACGATAATCACACAGAGCGAGATTGCTACTCCGTAAACATGATGCCACTGAGTGCTGTTTACACACGCTGCAAATAACAGATTCACAAAATTAGACGCGACATTATGCAGATTTTTAAGTACTCATCACAGACTGGCTGGAAGATTGCATGTGTCTTTATTTAATGCGCTTAAACTGTGATTACTGAAGACAGATGAAATTGAGTCCTCAGATGAATCGCTATAATCTCGCAACACGTGTCTCGATATCCGTCCGCGCTGATCGGCCGCTGTCACGCCGTGTCACAACCTGGAGCGTGATATCGTGCTCTGCCAGATGACTGGCCCCCTCGTCGCCACTAAATTATGATTTCTTTGCCCTCGACAGAATACacttcatttatatttctgtcatgTAGATAAATTTCCCATGTGCCCCCGAGTAGCCAATGGCACACGTTCTGAAAGCACTTTATCATCGCCCACTTACGCTTGATCTGTACGCAGCTGGACGACTGCTCTTATAATAGCTACATTTAGAATTTGGAGCAGCCAAATTAAAGCAGCTTGATCAGTGTGGCACGTTTTGCCAAGGCTTCAGCTGGCCGTGTAATGACCGACGCTGACGTGCCAAGACTAAGAGGCGACGTCGATGGAGCTGAACGACCCTGGACGTAATTACTCCAGTGGCTCAGTAATTACCGTGTCCCAGCTGTTGTTGGAGGCCCGAGGCTCATCGCGACTCTGCCCGAGGCCCTCTTCATCATGTTGGATGAGTCTCATGTCTTCATTATGGGTCTCGTGGCTGTGGTCATGCTCAACGTCATTAGCCTTTTTCTCTCCCAGGTTCAGAGCTTTCATCAACCTGTCGAGGTCTGTAAAGAAATATTGTTTTAAGAAAAACGCATGAGCTCATTACACAGtggatattacatttttttgtgataGACTGAAATATCAGAGAAATTCCAATTCTGGGGCACTAACATGATTCGATTGTGCAAAATTGGCAGCTGAAAAGTTTCCAGATCACCCGAAGGCTTCTAAAACCTCCCGAAATCCCGGTCAACGTGCAGACCGGCGTATAAATATTGCTCCGTAgattatatcatattatatatgaaatgatattaatacattaataagtataaaatactacaaatatatatttaaaaaaaaaccctattcttaaaaccataaaaaaggaaataatcacAATTTTCCCATTCAAACTGTACATATGTGTaactattaaacattaataatattaaaatgctaaataatatattacGTAATgctatattaatattaaatgattttaatatattaaactaGATCATACGTGTGTAATTACACTGTAAATATTgacatgctattttttttaagtaatgtcTTATAataagtattatattatattattactgtgTAGTTTCATAGTTCAGCATTAATAATTACATGATATTCGttcatgcatttcttttttaacagcATAACGTTCCCAATAAATAGAATTTTCCACagtacaaaaagttttttttttttttaattgtttttgtgaAAATCAGAATGAGGCCACTATGATGACGACGTTagaacaacaaagacagatTTGTGCCGGTCGTGATAATGACACGCTGTTTTGAGGTTATTTAACAGGAAGTGGACAAACCTTGAAGAGTGATGCGGTCTGGGCCGTAGTGGGTGAATACGTAATCCAGGAAGAAGTCCTCAGGAGGAAGGCTGTGAGAGGTGATGCAGTCTCCCAGTAAGACGTGGTAGAGTAGGACACCGAACACAGTATCGAGGTCAGTGTGATGGTCAGTGTGATGATGGTCTCCATCAGGCAGAGTCACTTCGCTCTCGTTCAGGATGTCAGCCAGAGTGAGGCAGTGCTGCAAACGGGAGAATCGTTTGACCAACAGTGCTCGGTGTCAATCGTTTATCACAACGTTGGGACGTTCAAATGTACATAAATCTTCGGAGTAGACAAATTATACGTCTGATGTATCCAAGTCTGACTTACATCTTCATTATCTCTATATGTTTAACTGTAAGGTGGACGGACTTTTCCTCGcttggttttgttttatatctgtgtgtTCCTCATTCTGAAAAGATCGTTTGTCATCCTGTCACGCTAATTACCCCACGTAGCCAAGCGGACCCTGCTGCAGCTGATGTGTGTAGTGCAACAGGTTGTGAGATTCAGAGTTGTGACACATGACCCTGTAGCACGTTCAGTTTAAACCGTATGAACCTTTATGTATTGCGAAAGTCAATAGAAGTTGAATGTCTTTTACTGGTTATTGAACCTCTAGCTAGTCTCTCTGAATGAGCCACCAACATTGCGCAGGAAATGACCTCATCACCTAAAGGAAGTTCCTCGTACTACATAAAAACAGATCGAAGAGCAGAAATAGTTTTGGATTTGGGTTAATAATCAGTACATTTTACTGACATCTCTGTGTCTATTATGTTTAAAAGACAATTCACGAGACTCTTAGTTTCACAGCAATTTGTCTCCTTTTTTTCCAACTTGTATTTGCAAGGGAAATCAAAAAGACTTTCACTTTCAGGTTGGGTGAGTTGCATGAAATTTATGACCCGTATATTTACCCCCTCATATTTACCTCATGATGTTCAGGCAGATAATGCTCTTGGATGTCATGTAAGAGCTCCTCCAGGCTGTGTTCACTGTGGTCCAACAGCATGCGGATGAAGTGCCTGGTCTCCTGCTCCCAGCGTCCCTCTCTGATGGCTGTGCAGGTGTTTGAAGGGGAGCTGAGCAGCAGCAAGCATCCAGCAGCCAACCTGAAGAAGCCGTCCACCTGCACACCACTGGAGCTGGAGTAGTTACTCACCAGCTGCCCTACACTGTCCTCTGACagacactgcacacacacacacacacacacacacacacagaatgactAAATTACCCATGTTTTGTTGCTTTTCTAAAAGCCATATAGtctcaaaaacacaaagcaCTTCACTGTAATATTTTATGATGACCAGAGTGGAATCCCTCAAGTATCGGtgtttggattaaaaaaaaagtgttttatatttacacacacccCTGCACATGTTTTTTACATTATACTAATAGAGAAAACACGAACACAATGTTGTAACACATACGGAATTATCTGTTGTACAAGAAAAGCGTTCGGATAAGTTaagtttaattatattttagtagtACTTCTGATCAAGCTGCAAAAAGTCaggttaaatgtaaaaaatgtcttGTGGATTTTTAGAAAGTCACAAATTTACATTTCAACCATAAACCTTTGGTGTTTGTCAAAGCGTTTATACGGTTAAATGGCTTAGATCTTATatccatataaatatattttaagtataacttatatttatactatatatattatacttatttataacttatatatatttgcatatatttattttacttttaaaagaacattttgGGTCATTTACAGTTACTTTCCCAAATGAAAGTTCAAAAGATTTACAAATTTgtaaaacacaaagcacaacCTTTGAAAGCAATCCAAGTGACACAAGTTATAAATGATTGGGGATAATATTTAAATGCTATAATTAGCGATATTGAAATTAGCTGTAAAAGAAGTTCAGTATAATTACATCTACCTGTCTGTCATAACAACTTTAACAATGacttttaacaacaacaacaacaacaataataataata contains the following coding sequences:
- the slc39a4 gene encoding zinc transporter ZIP4, whose product is MPSVKVVLLFGLVLLGVSRAAPEDVYTKVLRLLSPGEQNLRDSALRSLLKLVEKRVQCSGVSCGKCLSEDSVGQLVSNYSSSSGVQVDGFFRLAAGCLLLLSSPSNTCTAIREGRWEQETRHFIRMLLDHSEHSLEELLHDIQEHYLPEHHEHCLTLADILNESEVTLPDGDHHHTDHHTDLDTVFGVLLYHVLLGDCITSHSLPPEDFFLDYVFTHYGPDRITLQDLDRLMKALNLGEKKANDVEHDHSHETHNEDMRLIQHDEEGLGQSRDEPRASNNSWDTGCFSAKELLMIYQMNSSGLERDQFARLSPALIQQLLNKSCTETKPTTVVSDSLSTTERYVYATLANTLICLTAMFGIVVLLCTTCSSLFQLCIQFCISLAVGSLTGDALLHLLPTFLGLHVHSDGASETAHDSTYIFKLLVLLGGIYYFYLMETMFSIFTYKDKHSPHHHHAEEDEPHHCDHGKVLQMYQKEQKSKLSTSQADLVDGEKKSFPEAEETPRSREQRLLPYMITIGDSIHNFADGLAIGAAFSVSWRSGLATSLAVLCHELPHELGDFAVLLHCGVSVKKALLLNVGSALTSFIGLYTALSISTDSAAKEWIAAVTAGLFLYVGLADMLPTMIHVDSKKPWMTFLLQNLGLLSGWGILLLLSFYEDKIGI